In a single window of the Drosophila albomicans strain 15112-1751.03 chromosome 3, ASM965048v2, whole genome shotgun sequence genome:
- the LOC117568852 gene encoding dnaJ protein homolog 1 isoform X1, translating into MLFTMGKNYYEILGITKSATNDEIKKAYKRMALKYHPDKNDHPQAAEAFQEVAAAFEILSNKEKREIYDNYGEEGLKSNGSDQPNYGQTSSDMLPFMCAVGGTVLFAFAAFKTFQFFTKKKDTGDDNDSSSE; encoded by the exons atgttatt TACAATGGGCAAAAACTACTACGAAATACTTGGTATAACCAAGTCTGCAACAAAcgatgaaatcaaaaaagcaTATAAACGAATGGCTCTTAAATATCATCCAGACAAAAACGATCATCCTCAGGCTGCAGAGGCCTTCCAGgaggttgctgctgcattcgAGATACTATCAAATAAAGAGAAACGTGAGATCTACGACAACTATGGCGAGGAAGGCTTAAAATCTAATGGCAGCGACCAACCGAATTATGGCCAAACTTCATCAGATATGTTGCCGTTTATGTGCGCCGTTGGTGGAAcagttttatttgcatttgctgcatttaaGACGTTCCAGTTTTTTACAAAGAAAAAGGACACTGGAGACGACAATGATTCGTCTTCGGAGTGA
- the LOC117568852 gene encoding dnaJ protein homolog 1 isoform X2, whose protein sequence is MGKNYYEILGITKSATNDEIKKAYKRMALKYHPDKNDHPQAAEAFQEVAAAFEILSNKEKREIYDNYGEEGLKSNGSDQPNYGQTSSDMLPFMCAVGGTVLFAFAAFKTFQFFTKKKDTGDDNDSSSE, encoded by the coding sequence ATGGGCAAAAACTACTACGAAATACTTGGTATAACCAAGTCTGCAACAAAcgatgaaatcaaaaaagcaTATAAACGAATGGCTCTTAAATATCATCCAGACAAAAACGATCATCCTCAGGCTGCAGAGGCCTTCCAGgaggttgctgctgcattcgAGATACTATCAAATAAAGAGAAACGTGAGATCTACGACAACTATGGCGAGGAAGGCTTAAAATCTAATGGCAGCGACCAACCGAATTATGGCCAAACTTCATCAGATATGTTGCCGTTTATGTGCGCCGTTGGTGGAAcagttttatttgcatttgctgcatttaaGACGTTCCAGTTTTTTACAAAGAAAAAGGACACTGGAGACGACAATGATTCGTCTTCGGAGTGA
- the LOC117568851 gene encoding 60S acidic ribosomal protein P0 has translation MVRENKAAWKAQYFIKVVELFDEYPKCFIVGADNVGSKQMQNIRTSLRGLAVVLMGKNTMMRKAIRGHLENNPQLEKLLPHIKGNVGFVFTKGDLAEVRDKLLESKVRAPARPGAIAPLHVIIPAQNTGLGPEKTSFFQALSIPTKISKGTIEIINDVPILKPGDKVGASEATLLNMLNISPFSYGLLVSQVYDSGSIFSPEILDIKPEDLRAKFQQGVANLAAVCLSVGYPTIASAPHSIANGFKNLLAIAATTEVEFKEATTIKEYIKDPSKFAAAAAASAPAAGAGAAEKKEEAKKVESEEEEEDDDMGFGLFD, from the exons ATGGTTAGGGAGAACAAAGCAGCATGGAAGGCTCAATACTTCATCAAAGTTGTG gaacTCTTCGATGAGTATCCAAAGTGTTTCATTGTGGGCGCCGACAATGTGGGCTCCAAGCAAATGCAGAACATTCGTACCAGCCTGCGTGGCCTGGCTGTTGTCCTGATGGGCAAGAACACGATGATGCGTAAGGCAATTCGTGGTCATTTGGAGAACAACCCTCAGTTGGAGAAACTGTTGCCCCACATTAAGGGCAATGTGGGCTTTGTGTTCACCAAGGGCGATTTGGCTGAGGTGCGCGACAAGCTGCTCGAGTCTAAGGTGCGTGCCCCCGCACGTCCCGGCGCTATTGCCCCACTGCACGTCATCATCCCAGCCCAGAACACTGGTCTAGGTCCCGAGAAGACCAGTTTCTTCCAGGCTCTGTCCATCCCCACCAAGATTTCCAAGGGTACCATTGAAATCATCAACGATGTGCCCATCTTGAAGCCTGGCGACAAAGTTGGTGCCTCCGAGGCAACTCTGCTCAACATGTTGAACATTTCGCCCTTCTCGTACGGTCTGCTCGTCAGCCAGGTGTACGATTCGGGTTCGATCTTCTCGCCCGAAATTCTGGACATCAAGCCCGAGGATTTGCGTGCCAAGTTCCAACAAGGTGTTGCCAACTTGGCTGCCGTGTGTTTGTCGGTGGGTTACCCAACCATTGCATCGGCACCACACAGCATTGCCAACGGTTTCAAGAATTTGTTGGCTATTGCCGCCACCACCGAAGTGGAATTCAAGGAAGCCACCACCATCAAGGAGTACATCAAGGATCCCAGcaagtttgctgctgctgctgccgcttcgGCTCCAGCTGCCGGCGCTGGTGCTGCCGAGAAAAAGGAGGAGGCCAAGAAGGTCGAGTccgaagaggaagaggaggatgACGACATGGGCTTTGGTCTGTTCGATTAA